Proteins found in one Rhipicephalus microplus isolate Deutch F79 unplaced genomic scaffold, USDA_Rmic scaffold_34, whole genome shotgun sequence genomic segment:
- the LOC142786844 gene encoding uncharacterized protein LOC142786844 isoform X2 yields MRQYWKLVLQLQHDVAPIVYVFKVLPRCFNPEDADAERNKKKARLLNRTLTATLKRWSWVRILNAEHRFLNNSREPRRAHFAFDGYHVDRARGINQLAKIIVTSLVRDF; encoded by the exons ATGCGACAATATTGG AAGTTAGTTTTACAACTGCAGCACGACGTGGCCCCTATTGTCTACGTCTTCAAGGTGCTCCCACGCTGCTTCAACCCCGAAGACGCCGATGCGGAGCGCAACAAAAAGAAAGCGCGCTTGCTGAACCGCACACTGACGGCTACGCTAAAGCGCTGGTCATGGGTTCGCATCTTGAACGCCGAG CATCGCTTTCTCAACAATTCAAGAGAGCCACGACGTGCACACTTCGCATTTGACGGCTACCATGTAGACAGAGCCCGGGGCATCAATCAGCTCGCCAAAATCATCGTGACTTCTCTTGTTCGAGACTTTTGA
- the LOC142786844 gene encoding uncharacterized protein LOC142786844 isoform X1, with the protein MASLRGVVIGSQPSEIYVQESPSLERHRGASGDMRQYWKLVLQLQHDVAPIVYVFKVLPRCFNPEDADAERNKKKARLLNRTLTATLKRWSWVRILNAEHRFLNNSREPRRAHFAFDGYHVDRARGINQLAKIIVTSLVRDF; encoded by the exons ATGGCTTCTTTGCGCGGCGTGGTGATTGGCTCACAGCCAAGTGAAATTTATGTGCAGGAGTCGCCTTCTCTTGAACGTCACCGTGGAGCCTCAGGAGATATGCGACAATATTGG AAGTTAGTTTTACAACTGCAGCACGACGTGGCCCCTATTGTCTACGTCTTCAAGGTGCTCCCACGCTGCTTCAACCCCGAAGACGCCGATGCGGAGCGCAACAAAAAGAAAGCGCGCTTGCTGAACCGCACACTGACGGCTACGCTAAAGCGCTGGTCATGGGTTCGCATCTTGAACGCCGAG CATCGCTTTCTCAACAATTCAAGAGAGCCACGACGTGCACACTTCGCATTTGACGGCTACCATGTAGACAGAGCCCGGGGCATCAATCAGCTCGCCAAAATCATCGTGACTTCTCTTGTTCGAGACTTTTGA
- the LOC142786843 gene encoding uncharacterized protein LOC142786843, with amino-acid sequence MQSAVNKADQLTHFLAGLTNSFDVICLTETWYRHETDVLRMPGYNSFYVNRTAKRGGGVALLVKNTYVCELLSEHCFCNEDIEMLTVKSACQTFSVLYRRPQGNLSTFFYYFEREIFFFNSEKFSSCIAGDFNIDMSTPSPAQQQLSSIIQAAGFHSVISSPTRITATCSSLLDLIITNSSSAFLSGRIAVDISDHLPIFLFLQKQIDSKANTKTQRQLLSQERLEQFRSRIALVDWAPVYKENTADGAYSKFLEMFLLLYNACFPIVTINASKNARKPWMTSQLTRQVKKKHKMFAVFIKTRDTDVLAQYKSLRNRLNREIRVARTAYYNNLFDKNLSKKPKEKWRCLNMLLNRNTIGRNITSLVIEGNETSGSHLANTFNKFFSEVGHSDFNAGISSFLGGKLGPSLFFAPTDETEVFSICRKLKDTSSLDTHNIQSRPVKYVLDIITPCLTHIYNTALTTAHFPADMQLARVTVIYKKGDANVLGNYRPVSILPYFSKGLEQLIRVRLNGFLLKHSVITDCQYGFTQNRSTEHALLVQKEYILKNFETQLLTLGIFVDFSKAFDCLNHDILFAKLEHYGVRGHALNLLKSYLGSRSQYVVINNCASQTLSISNGVPQGSILGPLLFNVYINDIPNISTHAKYIIYADDTSLFFSSNDIGHLEKIANDALSSLAMWSSVNSLKINKQKTKAVLFLPKRKQVFLPPCLYLGDTVIECVDTFKSLGITFSNTMSWDAHVNNLSSTLSRIIGITSRNRYIFPTKTKLTLYYAFFYSHINYCLLVWGNTTVSNIIKLQALQKKMLRAIVNGSYDSPTKHIFLQYNIVPVNKLFDYRFACFYKRIIRKNDPFFSKIAPLTFRHSSYDTRAQSSYVLPKCRTNYGFSMLSYIVPNFLNTSFYDCLNTMSLSAIRKSIIRQYVSL; translated from the coding sequence ATGCAATCTGCTGTGAACAAAGCTGATCAACTGACCCATTTTTTGGCAGGCTTAACAAACTCGTTTGACGTCATCTGTTTAACTGAAACGTGGTACCGTCATGAAACGGATGTTTTGCGCATGCCTGGCTATAATTCTTTTTATGTTAACCGTACAGCGAAGCGTGGGGGAGGTGTTGCGCTACTAGTGAAAAACACCTATGTCTGTGAACTGCTATCTGAACACTGCTTTTGTAACGAGGACATAGAAATGCTAACTGTGAAGTCGGCCTGTCAAACATTCTCAGTCCTTTATCGCCGCCCTCAGGGAAATTTATCcacatttttttattactttgaaCGCGAGATATTCTTTTTCAATTCAGAAAAATTCTCTTCTTGTATAGCTGGAGACTTCAACATAGATATGAGCACTCCCAGCCCCGCGCAGCAACAGTTGTCATCAATCATCCAGGCTGCCGGTTTTCACAGTGTAATTAGTAGTCCTACACGAATCACTGCTACTTGCTCTTCACTGCTGGACCTTATAATTACTAATAGCAGTAGTGCGTTCCTTTCCGGCCGCATAGCAGTCGAtataagtgaccacttgcctattttCTTGTTTCTGCAAAAACAAATCGATTCAAAAGCAAATACAAAAACTCAGCGGCAACTTTTGTCTCAAGAGAGGCTCGAACAATTCAGGAGCCGCATTGCTTTAGTGGATTGGGCTCCAGTATACAAAGAAAATACAGCTGACGGTGCTTACAGCAAATTCCTAGAAATGTTTCTTTTGTTATACAACGCGTGTTTTCCCATTGTTACTATAAATGCATCTAAGAATGCCCGTAAACCCTGGATGACCAGTCAGCTTACACGACAAgttaaaaagaaacacaagatgTTTGCGGTGTTCATTAAAACGAGAGACACCGACGTACTAGCACAGTACAAATCACTGCGCAACCGCTTGAATAGAGAAATTAGAGTAGCGAGAACTGCTTATTACAATAACTTATTCGACAAAAATCTTTCTAAAAAGCCAAAAGAAAAATGGAGATGCTTAAACATGCTTTTAAATAGAAACACGATCGGCAGAAATATAACAAGTTTAGTAATTGAAGGCAACGAAACGTCCGGCTCGCATCTCGCTAACACTTTTAATAAATTTTTCTCTGAGGTAGGTCACAGTGATTTCAATGCTGGAATCTCTAGTTTTCTAGGCGGCAAACTAGGACCATCCTTATTTTTTGCACCAACAGATGAAACGGAAGTTTTTTCTATATGCAGAAAGTTAAAAGATACCTCTAGTCTTGATACGCACAATATTCAAAGTCGGCCAGTGAAGTATGTTCTTGATATAATTACGCCTTGTCTAACACACATTTATAACACCGCGCTTACAACAGCTCATTTTCCTGCTGATATGCAACTAGCCAGGGTGACCGTGATTTATAAGAAAGGAGACGCCAACGTTTTGGGAAACTACAGGCCAGTGTCTATTCTTCCGTATTTCTCTAAGGGGTTAGAACAACTAATCCGCGTTCGACTCAACGGCTTTCTTCTTAAACATTCCGTAATAACTGACTGTCAATATGGCTTTACGCAAAACAGATCTACGGAACATGCGCTACTTGTTCAAAAagaatatatattaaaaaatttTGAGACACAGCTCTTAACTCTTGGTATTTTTGTTGATTTCAGCAAAGCCTTCGACTGCTTAAATcatgatattctttttgcaaaaTTAGAGCACTACGGTGTACGTGGACACGCCCTTAACCTATTGAAGTCATACCTGGGCTCACGGTCTCAATACGTAGTCATTAACAATTGCGCTTCACAGACTCTAAGTATTTCaaatggcgtccctcagggtagCATTTTGGGGCCGCTGCTATTTAatgtatatataaatgatattccTAATATCAGCACTCATGCGAAATAcattatatatgcagatgacaccagcCTATTTTTTTCCTCTAATGACATAGGACACTTAGAAAAAATTGCAAACGATGCGCTCTCATCACTTGCTATGTGGTCTTCAGTTAACTCTTTGAAAATAAACAAACAGAAAACGAAAGCAGTACTTTTCCTACCTAAAAGAAAACAAGTGTTTCTACCTCCCTGCTTATACCTAGGTGATACTGTGATCGAGTGCGTGGACACCTTTAAATCATTAGGAATAACAttcagcaatacaatgtcatgGGATGCACATGTTAATAATCTTTCCTCAACACTCTCTAGAATAATTGGAATCACTTCTCGTAACAGATATATTTTTCCAACCAAAACAAAACTTACTTTGTACTATGCATTTTTCTATTCCCATATAAACTATTGCCTACTAGTCTGGGGCAATACAACGGTGTCAAATATAATAAAACTACAAGCCCTACAAAAGAAAATGCTCCGCGCAATTGTGAATGGCTCCTACGATTCGCCCACTAAACATATCTTCCTACAATATAATATTGTACCAGTCAACAAATTATTCGACTACAGATTTGCATGTTTTTATAAAAGAATAATAAGGAAAAATGACCCCTTTTTTTCTAAAATTGCTCCACTTACGTTTCGCCACTCATCATATGATACTAGAGCCCAAAGTAGTTATGTATTACCAAAGTGTAGAACAAATTATGGTTTTTCTATGTTGAGTTATATTGTGCCAAATTTCTTGAACACATCATTTTATGACTGCCTGAATACTATGTCTCTTTCTGCCATTCGCAAGAGCATTATTCGGCAATATGTATCATTGTAA